Proteins from a genomic interval of Candidatus Brocadia sp.:
- a CDS encoding hydroxylamine oxidoreductase, whose amino-acid sequence MKKLGIGLCLSAMLFTSVAWAAEPPPKKETPPDLYEGTPDWYRAVYKDNVGLSEGAGPFKDYYKPQMLDMYWQPNRHYEPMKNLDHSIFIEKERRDLCVTCHEEATPGVVRDWRSSGHKNPKSSAYLSSKTAEIEKRTGRILDEVHCFDCHADTKKKQIRMPTGEVCGECHRPQFDDFLREREMGRPNHIQSWEANTIVPWYAEAARRGYLYGQHGCDLCHSGAEKCDVCHTRHKFSAAEGRQPEACITCHMGPDHPDAESYGESKHGVIYHQEEEHFDFTRPLSEVRPGKDYRTPTCQFCHMYEKHGRFIHNPVMKGIWRMGTVPPKNLEYTSSLKDYPYGIKIIADKIDIYSEENIAKRSYWLEVCAKCHSDRFADTYLKSLDEFMFQAHKLADQAQKVVEDLIADGYLHPSAADRDPYPLSDGIEKELSPAFLGEPIYNAFKTLKGKFPVVGPILGVYGMFLQQQDNPSNIENMYNRLWFWYKLQGYKGTAHAQQDVSWWWGQAPMMMEFTKIQSEAARLRREGRIEKVSLTK is encoded by the coding sequence ATGAAAAAATTAGGAATAGGCTTGTGTTTATCTGCGATGCTGTTTACTTCTGTGGCGTGGGCCGCCGAACCGCCACCCAAGAAGGAAACACCACCAGATCTGTATGAGGGAACGCCTGATTGGTACAGGGCGGTTTATAAAGATAACGTTGGGCTTAGTGAGGGAGCGGGGCCGTTTAAAGACTATTACAAGCCACAGATGCTTGATATGTACTGGCAGCCCAACAGACACTACGAACCCATGAAAAACCTTGATCACTCGATCTTTATTGAAAAAGAACGAAGAGATTTGTGCGTAACATGCCATGAAGAAGCAACCCCTGGCGTTGTGCGAGACTGGAGGAGTTCGGGGCATAAAAATCCAAAGAGCAGCGCTTATCTTTCGAGCAAGACTGCTGAAATCGAGAAGCGCACGGGCAGGATTTTAGACGAAGTTCACTGTTTCGATTGCCATGCCGATACAAAAAAGAAACAGATCAGGATGCCAACCGGAGAGGTATGCGGTGAGTGCCATAGACCTCAGTTTGATGATTTTTTACGAGAGAGAGAAATGGGTCGTCCCAACCATATCCAGTCGTGGGAGGCAAATACCATAGTACCCTGGTATGCAGAGGCTGCGCGGAGGGGTTACCTATACGGACAGCATGGCTGTGATTTATGCCATTCAGGTGCTGAAAAATGTGATGTATGTCATACCAGACATAAATTCAGCGCTGCAGAAGGAAGACAACCGGAGGCCTGTATTACCTGTCACATGGGACCCGATCACCCCGATGCGGAATCATACGGCGAATCGAAGCATGGTGTGATTTACCACCAGGAGGAAGAGCATTTTGATTTCACAAGGCCATTATCCGAGGTAAGGCCGGGCAAGGACTATCGCACCCCAACGTGCCAATTTTGCCACATGTACGAAAAGCACGGCAGGTTTATCCACAATCCGGTCATGAAGGGTATATGGCGTATGGGTACAGTACCTCCAAAGAATCTTGAATATACCTCTTCATTGAAGGATTATCCTTATGGAATCAAGATTATTGCCGATAAGATTGATATCTACTCGGAAGAGAATATTGCCAAGAGGTCGTATTGGCTAGAGGTTTGTGCGAAGTGCCATAGTGATCGATTTGCCGACACCTATTTGAAATCACTGGATGAATTTATGTTCCAGGCACACAAACTGGCAGATCAGGCACAGAAGGTTGTTGAGGACTTGATTGCAGATGGTTACCTCCATCCCAGCGCCGCAGACAGGGATCCGTACCCGTTAAGTGACGGGATAGAGAAGGAGCTTAGTCCGGCATTCCTTGGTGAACCGATTTATAATGCATTCAAGACCTTGAAGGGCAAATTCCCTGTTGTGGGACCTATCCTGGGTGTTTATGGCATGTTCTTGCAACAGCAAGATAATCCGTCTAATATTGAGAATATGTACAACAGATTATGGTTCTGGTATAAACTCCAGGGTTACAAAGGAACCGCCCATGCCCAGCAGGATGTTTCCTGGTGGTGGGGTCAGGCTCCAATGATGATGGAGTTTACCAAGATCCAATCAGAAGCAGCCAGGTTGCGCAGGGAAGGACGTATAGAGAAAGTTTCTTTAACAAAATAG
- a CDS encoding FAD-binding protein yields MRDFDLAVIGGGAGGLNVASGVAQLGARVALIEKKKLGGDCLHYGCVPTKTLVHSAKIASLMKRSREFGLNDTNISIDFKNIMNHMRDVISKVGVRDDSKRLEDMGVQVFWGTENLLTLIPLNLMVRRLPVKNLSPQQVQGSLLSLSKVSKTFNI; encoded by the coding sequence GTGAGAGATTTTGATCTTGCGGTAATTGGTGGTGGGGCAGGGGGGCTAAATGTTGCAAGTGGGGTTGCCCAACTTGGCGCCCGGGTTGCGCTTATCGAGAAAAAGAAACTGGGTGGCGATTGCCTTCATTATGGGTGCGTTCCCACAAAGACATTGGTCCATTCTGCAAAAATAGCTTCGCTTATGAAAAGGTCCAGGGAATTTGGTCTGAATGACACAAATATCTCCATCGATTTTAAGAATATTATGAACCACATGAGGGATGTAATATCAAAAGTTGGCGTGCGCGATGATTCAAAAAGATTAGAAGATATGGGGGTGCAGGTTTTTTGGGGGACGGAAAATTTGTTGACCCTCATACCTTTGAATTTGATGGTAAGAAGATTACCAGTAAAAAATTTGTCACCTCAACAGGTTCAAGGGTCGTTGCTATCCCTGTCAAAGGTCTCGAAAACATTCAATATTTAA
- a CDS encoding zf-HC2 domain-containing protein yields MNCNNMRKYFYASLDGEPDVEKNIEVLSHLNVCHACGIKIEPV; encoded by the coding sequence ATGAATTGCAATAACATGAGAAAATATTTTTATGCCTCTCTTGATGGCGAACCCGATGTGGAAAAGAATATAGAGGTCCTTTCACACCTGAATGTGTGCCATGCATGCGGTATAAAAATAGAACCGGTGTAA
- a CDS encoding M1 family peptidase, translated as MLTTVKIRCILAFPCILLIATISNLYANEIRENRVVNHNIEIELLLKEHKLKVVDHMRVQGANMEKVSCLINGTFQILSVGSSDRKLDFKVRTRGLDIGNLIQSGVSGNVQCLEITIPADLRQAGGVVLDIAYEGYLFGKPASLELEDVGATTGIIDEAGVYMSPACTWYPDIPGSLAAFRVTVITPEGYEAVTQGMLVSRKSIDGKTHTTWEERNVSEGCDLVAGKYRVTSINHKGIDIYAYFFPEEQDLVETYINATKRYLDMYQELLGDYPYRKFAIVENFFQTGYGMPSFTLLGNTVVKMPFIVDTSLGHEILHNWWGNSVFVDESQGNWCEGLTTYMADYYYKELKESASADEYRRDICRKYTNYVTEENDFPLKKFIGRRDQATRAIGYGKTAMVFHMLRRMVGDELFYQSLRRFYKEKIWQQASWKDIQCVFEDTGKMDLSWFFEQWISREGAPFLELGKTGIEKIDDGWLVTMEIIQKGKPYHLFVPVQMELDEGNFHTIAEIKERSNLISIRTKSQPKHIVIDPQCDIFRRLHTEEIPPTIDLVLGSDDKVIILPTGGESSSQEAYKKLAESLTDKKTTVKADTEVTETELSQKSLFILGGLTENRLTKMFVENLPRNFSLEAGSFGVNNVVYNKGNCLLVTSKNVKNVKKGIALFLGLTSDAIKSVGYKIPHYGKYSYLVFADGKNVDKGTFSVTDNPLERSLNQ; from the coding sequence ATGTTAACTACGGTGAAAATTAGATGTATTTTAGCTTTTCCGTGTATTTTATTAATTGCTACGATTTCTAATTTATATGCTAATGAGATTCGTGAAAATAGAGTAGTAAACCATAATATAGAAATTGAATTGCTTTTGAAAGAACACAAGCTAAAGGTCGTCGATCATATGCGGGTGCAAGGTGCGAATATGGAAAAGGTTTCATGCCTTATCAACGGGACATTCCAGATCCTGTCCGTTGGTTCTTCGGACAGAAAATTAGATTTTAAGGTACGAACCAGGGGTTTAGATATCGGCAATCTTATCCAAAGTGGTGTTTCCGGGAATGTACAGTGCCTGGAAATTACAATACCCGCGGATTTGAGGCAGGCGGGCGGCGTGGTTCTGGATATTGCTTACGAAGGGTATCTTTTTGGAAAGCCAGCCTCGTTAGAATTGGAGGACGTTGGCGCGACGACCGGCATTATTGACGAGGCGGGGGTTTACATGAGCCCTGCATGCACGTGGTATCCGGATATCCCTGGTTCTCTTGCGGCTTTTCGGGTGACTGTTATTACGCCTGAAGGATATGAGGCCGTAACGCAGGGTATGCTGGTAAGCAGGAAATCAATTGATGGCAAGACACATACCACGTGGGAAGAAAGGAATGTGTCAGAGGGATGTGACCTTGTGGCCGGAAAATACAGAGTAACAAGTATCAATCATAAGGGTATCGATATTTACGCCTATTTTTTCCCTGAAGAGCAAGATCTGGTAGAGACGTATATAAATGCTACAAAACGCTATCTGGATATGTATCAAGAACTCCTGGGGGACTATCCGTACAGGAAATTTGCCATTGTGGAAAATTTCTTTCAGACGGGATATGGCATGCCTTCGTTTACCCTGCTGGGAAATACCGTGGTAAAAATGCCATTTATCGTAGACACTTCTCTGGGGCACGAAATTTTACATAACTGGTGGGGGAATTCGGTCTTCGTGGATGAATCTCAGGGGAACTGGTGCGAAGGTTTAACAACCTACATGGCTGACTATTATTATAAAGAACTCAAGGAGAGTGCATCGGCCGATGAGTATCGCAGGGACATTTGCAGAAAATACACCAATTACGTAACAGAAGAGAACGATTTTCCTTTAAAAAAATTTATAGGCAGGAGGGATCAGGCAACCCGTGCCATTGGGTATGGAAAGACGGCGATGGTATTCCACATGCTCAGACGGATGGTTGGGGATGAGTTGTTTTACCAATCGCTCAGAAGGTTTTACAAAGAAAAGATCTGGCAGCAAGCAAGTTGGAAAGATATCCAGTGTGTGTTTGAAGATACCGGCAAGATGGATTTATCCTGGTTCTTTGAACAGTGGATTAGTCGGGAAGGTGCGCCCTTTCTCGAATTAGGCAAAACAGGGATAGAGAAGATAGATGATGGTTGGTTGGTCACGATGGAGATTATCCAAAAAGGAAAACCATATCATCTCTTCGTGCCTGTTCAAATGGAACTGGATGAAGGGAATTTTCATACCATTGCTGAAATAAAAGAACGGTCTAACCTCATTTCCATCCGAACAAAATCTCAACCCAAACATATTGTCATAGATCCTCAATGTGATATCTTCCGACGTCTACACACAGAAGAAATTCCCCCTACGATAGATTTGGTATTGGGGAGTGATGATAAGGTTATTATATTGCCGACAGGTGGTGAAAGTTCTTCACAGGAGGCGTATAAAAAGCTTGCAGAATCCCTGACAGATAAAAAAACGACCGTAAAGGCAGACACGGAGGTTACAGAAACGGAATTAAGTCAAAAAAGCCTGTTTATTCTGGGGGGACTGACAGAGAATAGACTCACGAAGATGTTTGTCGAAAATTTACCCAGAAATTTCTCCCTTGAAGCAGGATCATTTGGGGTAAATAATGTAGTTTACAATAAAGGGAATTGCCTTCTTGTGACTTCTAAAAACGTTAAGAACGTAAAAAAGGGTATTGCCTTGTTTCTAGGGCTAACTTCTGATGCAATCAAAAGCGTAGGATATAAGATCCCTCATTATGGAAAGTACAGTTATCTTGTCTTTGCTGATGGGAAGAATGTTGATAAGGGGACATTTTCCGTAACTGATAATCCATTAGAACGATCTCTGAATCAATAA
- the mscL gene encoding large-conductance mechanosensitive channel protein MscL — protein MFNNVLKDFKAFAMRGNVLDLAVGIIIGAAFGKIITSLVNDIIMPPIGLLLGNVDFRNLFVNLSGISYDSREAAQAAGAPTINYGVFINTVIDFIIVAFAIFMLVRLINKVLQPKPAVPPPATKVCAFCISNVPVKATRCPYCTSELKAV, from the coding sequence ATGTTTAACAACGTATTAAAAGATTTTAAGGCGTTTGCCATGCGGGGCAACGTTCTGGATTTGGCAGTCGGTATTATCATAGGCGCAGCCTTTGGCAAGATCATCACCTCGCTGGTTAATGATATTATCATGCCGCCAATTGGACTGCTTCTGGGGAATGTAGACTTCAGAAACTTATTTGTCAATCTATCAGGTATATCATATGACAGCCGTGAGGCAGCGCAGGCCGCAGGTGCTCCCACGATTAATTATGGAGTTTTTATCAATACCGTAATCGATTTTATTATTGTTGCGTTTGCCATCTTTATGTTAGTCCGTCTTATTAACAAAGTATTACAACCAAAACCAGCAGTGCCGCCACCAGCAACAAAGGTATGTGCATTCTGTATTTCTAACGTTCCGGTCAAAGCTACTCGCTGCCCATACTGTACGTCTGAATTGAAAGCAGTATAA
- a CDS encoding transglutaminase domain-containing protein, with protein MSEAANAPRVRTFEFTYIAEINDIPGGAKKVSIWMPYPKSDANQKITPLLISAPYPSKIYKDPKYGNSILHFSVINPENRSIEVEMKFRVKRYEYIRRDFDQVHIRVRNDFDSMLQQWLQPDRLVPIDDRIKKLAEGVTQGKISDLEKARVIYDYTIANLTYDKSGTGWGRGDICYACDVKRGNCTDFHAVFIGFCRAVGIPAKFAIGFSLPAKSGQDEIGGYHCWAEFYLKGYGWVPVDVSEAYKDPARREYFFGAHDENRVQFTIGRDIVLNPPQNAEPLNFFIYPYGEVDGKPFANMKVKFFFKDLAIKNVH; from the coding sequence ATGTCAGAGGCTGCAAATGCTCCAAGGGTGAGAACATTCGAATTTACCTATATTGCAGAGATCAATGATATTCCTGGAGGTGCTAAAAAAGTATCAATCTGGATGCCATATCCAAAGAGTGATGCGAATCAAAAAATTACTCCATTATTGATTTCGGCACCCTATCCTTCAAAGATTTACAAGGACCCTAAGTACGGTAATTCCATCCTGCACTTTTCTGTGATAAATCCGGAGAATCGCTCAATAGAGGTCGAGATGAAATTTCGGGTAAAGCGCTATGAATACATTCGGAGAGATTTTGATCAGGTGCACATTCGAGTCCGAAATGATTTCGATTCGATGCTGCAACAGTGGCTTCAGCCGGATAGGCTTGTGCCTATCGATGACCGTATAAAAAAACTTGCTGAGGGAGTCACTCAAGGCAAAATTTCTGATTTAGAGAAGGCGCGCGTGATCTATGATTACACTATTGCCAATCTTACTTACGATAAGAGCGGGACTGGCTGGGGACGCGGCGATATTTGCTATGCGTGCGATGTGAAGCGTGGGAATTGCACCGATTTTCATGCCGTATTTATCGGATTTTGCCGTGCTGTTGGTATTCCAGCAAAATTCGCAATCGGATTTTCTCTCCCGGCAAAGAGTGGTCAAGACGAAATTGGTGGCTATCATTGCTGGGCGGAATTTTATCTGAAAGGATACGGCTGGGTCCCTGTAGATGTTTCAGAAGCTTATAAGGATCCGGCAAGGAGAGAATATTTCTTCGGTGCACATGACGAAAATCGAGTGCAGTTTACCATTGGACGTGACATTGTTTTAAACCCACCTCAAAACGCTGAACCCTTAAACTTTTTCATATATCCATATGGGGAAGTCGATGGGAAACCCTTTGCCAATATGAAGGTTAAATTCTTTTTCAAGGATTTGGCAATAAAAAATGTTCATTAA
- a CDS encoding c-type cytochrome, with protein sequence MKPKVLLNRVGLWSATAVASITIMLGMAPINANAELKVPTEVTELGKDTYKKYCSPCHGEEGNGNGPLARSMLPKPRDFTRGAYKFRTTPSGSLPTDEDIYRTISFGVPNSTMIPWDILTEEQRLSVIPVLKSFSEAFEFRKPDPPVEVGLMVRPTEKCIAAGKKIYEEKLECWKCHGIEGRGDGPSAAEQEDDFGFPIKPFDFTTGKFKGGNTPQDVYLRFTTGLNGTPMPSFAKELTDEERWCLTYYVMSLIKPEENTHK encoded by the coding sequence ATGAAACCTAAGGTCTTATTGAATAGGGTTGGCTTATGGAGTGCAACGGCGGTAGCGAGTATAACCATAATGTTGGGAATGGCGCCAATAAATGCTAATGCCGAATTGAAAGTACCAACAGAGGTTACGGAGTTGGGTAAGGATACCTATAAAAAATATTGTAGTCCCTGTCACGGGGAGGAGGGAAATGGCAATGGACCACTTGCAAGGTCGATGCTTCCCAAGCCACGTGATTTTACGAGAGGTGCCTATAAATTTAGAACGACTCCGAGTGGTTCACTTCCTACGGATGAAGATATTTATAGGACCATTTCCTTTGGTGTTCCGAATTCCACGATGATTCCCTGGGACATTTTAACGGAAGAGCAACGACTATCGGTAATTCCCGTCCTGAAGAGTTTTTCTGAGGCGTTTGAATTCAGGAAACCTGATCCGCCCGTAGAGGTTGGTTTGATGGTCAGACCGACAGAAAAATGCATTGCAGCGGGCAAAAAAATTTACGAAGAAAAACTGGAATGCTGGAAGTGCCATGGTATTGAAGGCCGTGGAGATGGTCCCAGTGCTGCTGAACAGGAAGATGATTTTGGCTTTCCTATAAAACCCTTTGATTTTACCACGGGGAAGTTTAAGGGAGGTAATACACCCCAGGATGTTTACCTCAGGTTTACCACGGGATTGAATGGCACTCCCATGCCATCGTTTGCAAAAGAGCTCACCGACGAAGAGAGGTGGTGTTTGACGTACTATGTAATGTCACTTATTAAGCCAGAAGAGAATACCCATAAATAG
- a CDS encoding NAD(P)/FAD-dependent oxidoreductase: MVAVCSGQKKAFQTDEFMVAIGRAANLEGLNLEAAGVKMEKRSIVVNRSLRTTARNIWACGDVTGQYLFTHVTGYHAGIVVANALIPFLKRKTDYRIVPWVTYTDPELGRVGLTEDEARQKYKHVKMYRYNEKDLDRTVIEGEDRGRIKIVCTKKGEILGAYVLAPRGGEIVHEFVLAMQNHLWVKGITNTIHVYPTLAQAVRRVTNKYYAEKIFSGWIPKVTKKLIRIFG; encoded by the coding sequence GTGGTAGCAGTGTGCAGTGGACAGAAAAAGGCATTTCAAACCGATGAGTTTATGGTTGCTATTGGACGTGCTGCTAATTTGGAGGGGCTTAATCTCGAAGCCGCCGGTGTTAAGATGGAAAAAAGGTCTATTGTGGTAAACAGGTCTCTGCGTACTACTGCCAGAAATATATGGGCATGCGGGGATGTAACAGGGCAATATTTGTTTACCCATGTTACTGGATATCATGCGGGCATTGTCGTGGCAAATGCCTTGATTCCATTTTTGAAGAGAAAGACGGATTATCGTATAGTCCCGTGGGTTACATATACGGACCCCGAGCTGGGTCGGGTAGGATTGACTGAGGACGAAGCAAGACAGAAATACAAGCATGTAAAAATGTATCGGTACAACGAGAAGGATTTGGACAGGACTGTCATAGAAGGGGAAGACAGAGGAAGAATCAAAATCGTCTGTACGAAAAAGGGTGAGATATTGGGCGCCTATGTCCTTGCACCGCGGGGAGGAGAAATTGTGCATGAATTTGTCCTCGCAATGCAGAATCATCTTTGGGTGAAAGGTATTACCAATACCATACATGTCTATCCAACACTTGCTCAGGCAGTGAGAAGGGTAACAAATAAATACTATGCTGAAAAGATATTCTCCGGGTGGATTCCCAAGGTTACGAAGAAGCTGATAAGAATATTCGGGTAG
- a CDS encoding Fic family protein, translating into MNWVSLEEMLVIHEMIADGTGGVHGVINPGGLDSSLARPFTSFQGQGLFPDLWSKVAALIHFLIAFRPFRCWK; encoded by the coding sequence GTGAACTGGGTATCTTTAGAGGAAATGCTCGTCATTCATGAAATGATTGCTGATGGAACAGGTGGCGTGCATGGAGTTATTAATCCAGGCGGATTAGACTCATCATTGGCAAGACCTTTTACTTCTTTTCAAGGACAGGGGCTATTTCCTGACTTATGGAGCAAAGTAGCAGCTCTAATCCATTTTCTTATAGCCTTTCGTCCCTTTCGTTGTTGGAAATAA
- the hemC gene encoding hydroxymethylbilane synthase, producing the protein MVKEKQVIVGSRGSKLALIQTNWVISELKRLNPGFEFQIEKISTKGDKITDAPLSRLGGIGLFTKELETALMKGKIDIAVHSAKDVPTELHEGLTIGATPKREDPHDALITNNNANLEKLPDNARIGTSSLRRKAQLLAFRPDFKILDLRGNLDTRLKKLETDDLDAIVVAYAGLRRLGYTGPISQIIPFDIMLPAVGQGSLCIEIRNNDARIHKIVSSIDDTQTRVAVEAERALLARLQGGCQVPIGAYAQTQSNEVCLEAIICTVDGDHAIRDNHSGPISQAAKIGDELAQRMLENGGKRILNEIRQEFQGRIDHI; encoded by the coding sequence TTGGTTAAGGAAAAACAGGTTATCGTGGGTTCCAGGGGCAGCAAACTTGCGCTCATCCAAACAAATTGGGTTATATCAGAGCTCAAAAGGTTAAATCCTGGATTTGAATTTCAGATCGAAAAAATTTCGACAAAGGGTGACAAGATTACCGATGCCCCTTTATCGCGTTTAGGGGGAATTGGTTTATTTACCAAGGAACTGGAGACGGCGCTAATGAAGGGAAAGATTGATATTGCTGTTCACAGCGCTAAAGACGTACCCACAGAGTTGCACGAAGGGTTAACGATCGGCGCCACACCCAAACGCGAAGACCCCCATGATGCCCTTATCACTAATAATAATGCCAATTTAGAAAAGCTGCCTGATAATGCGCGTATTGGTACAAGCAGCCTCCGCAGAAAGGCACAATTGCTTGCTTTTCGGCCCGATTTCAAAATTTTAGACCTGCGCGGCAATTTGGATACCCGACTCAAAAAACTCGAAACGGACGATCTGGATGCCATAGTAGTTGCCTATGCCGGATTACGAAGATTGGGTTACACCGGCCCGATCAGCCAAATTATTCCATTTGACATTATGCTTCCGGCAGTGGGACAAGGTTCGCTCTGTATCGAAATTCGTAACAATGATGCCCGAATTCATAAAATTGTTTCTAGCATAGATGACACACAGACCAGGGTTGCAGTTGAAGCAGAACGGGCTCTCCTGGCAAGACTTCAAGGTGGTTGCCAGGTGCCCATTGGAGCATATGCACAGACACAAAGTAACGAAGTGTGTCTGGAAGCGATCATCTGCACCGTTGACGGCGACCATGCCATACGGGATAACCACAGTGGCCCTATCAGTCAAGCAGCAAAAATTGGAGATGAACTTGCCCAAAGGATGCTGGAAAACGGTGGGAAGAGGATTCTTAATGAGATTCGTCAGGAATTTCAAGGACGCATTGACCACATTTAA
- the aqpZ gene encoding aquaporin Z yields MTLFRRAVAEFIGTGWLVFGGCGSAVLAASFPHVGIGLLGVAFAFGLTVLTMAYTIGSISGCHLNPAVSIGLWAGGRFKASELYAYIIAQVLGGIAGAAVLYLIASGNPSFHLNSGLASNGYGAHSPGGYSLLSGLATEVVMTFIFLTIILGSTDRRAPAGFAPISIGLALTLIHLVSIPVTNTSVNPARSTGPAVFVGGWALSQLWMFWVMPIVGAVLAGILYRWLFRETEARPV; encoded by the coding sequence ATGACATTATTTCGTCGTGCCGTAGCAGAGTTTATTGGTACTGGCTGGTTGGTTTTTGGTGGATGTGGTAGTGCTGTTCTCGCTGCGTCGTTTCCTCATGTAGGGATTGGTCTGCTGGGTGTTGCCTTTGCTTTTGGTCTAACGGTGCTCACGATGGCCTATACCATTGGATCTATTTCGGGTTGTCACCTTAATCCTGCTGTTTCAATTGGCTTATGGGCAGGAGGTCGTTTTAAGGCATCGGAACTGTATGCGTATATCATTGCGCAGGTACTCGGAGGCATAGCAGGCGCCGCGGTTCTCTATTTGATTGCAAGCGGTAACCCGAGTTTTCATCTCAACAGTGGTCTGGCATCGAACGGTTACGGCGCGCATTCTCCAGGTGGTTATTCACTCTTGTCAGGATTGGCGACAGAAGTAGTTATGACCTTTATATTTCTAACGATAATTCTTGGCTCGACTGACCGTCGTGCACCAGCGGGGTTTGCACCGATATCTATCGGTTTGGCACTGACATTGATTCATCTTGTCAGTATTCCGGTTACCAATACATCAGTGAACCCCGCGCGCAGCACCGGGCCAGCTGTGTTCGTTGGTGGATGGGCATTATCGCAACTTTGGATGTTTTGGGTCATGCCCATTGTAGGTGCGGTTCTGGCCGGCATTCTTTATCGATGGTTGTTTAGAGAAACTGAAGCACGTCCGGTTTAA